The following are encoded together in the Desulfovibrio sp. Huiquan2017 genome:
- a CDS encoding FAD-linked oxidase C-terminal domain-containing protein, with protein MDHDFLVDALTKVVGPDNILTGKEDLIGYTYNAGGAAPSAVLPAAAVIPENTEQVSAVVRFANENRLPVLVRGQGSGLSVNVIPERDESIVICMQAMNEIVVDPGSMTCTAQAGAITSDIKAEAAKHGLFYPPDPASFTFTSIGGNVSTDAGGLQCVKYGTTKSYVSGLEVVLPNGEIIHTGGKCIKDVTGYNLTQLFTGAEGTLGVVTKAILKLIPQPEARTALLVAFDDLENAATAVVRIMHGGVVPSVMEFMEKTFIEAVEAYTHAGLPVDAAAMLLIELDGEASSIPAKIGRVRSICSELGMIEFRAAANEEEAEAIWLARRAALPALARVAKGRLGGDPAAPIDRLADVVGTLHGLGEKYGLKVGCQGHAGDGNVHPHFFFDNDEQKALAAQARTEFHEYIISIGGTVSAEHGVGREKAPYLVRQLGRAQVDAMWAVKKALDPNLIMNPGCIFGESDHD; from the coding sequence ATGGATCACGATTTTCTTGTGGACGCCCTGACCAAGGTGGTCGGCCCAGACAATATTCTCACCGGCAAGGAAGATCTCATCGGTTACACCTACAACGCGGGGGGCGCGGCTCCGTCGGCCGTATTGCCCGCGGCGGCGGTCATCCCGGAAAACACGGAGCAGGTTTCCGCCGTGGTCCGGTTCGCCAACGAAAACCGGCTGCCCGTCCTGGTGCGTGGACAGGGGTCCGGCCTGAGCGTCAACGTCATCCCCGAACGGGACGAGTCCATCGTCATCTGTATGCAGGCCATGAACGAGATCGTCGTGGATCCGGGCAGCATGACCTGCACGGCCCAGGCCGGGGCCATTACCTCGGACATCAAGGCCGAGGCGGCCAAGCACGGGTTGTTCTATCCGCCCGACCCGGCCAGCTTCACCTTCACCTCCATCGGCGGCAACGTGTCCACCGACGCCGGCGGGTTGCAGTGCGTCAAATACGGCACGACCAAGAGCTACGTCTCGGGCCTGGAGGTGGTCCTGCCCAACGGCGAGATCATCCACACCGGCGGCAAGTGCATCAAGGATGTCACCGGGTACAACCTGACCCAGCTTTTCACCGGGGCCGAGGGCACCCTGGGCGTGGTCACCAAGGCCATCCTCAAGCTCATTCCCCAGCCCGAGGCCCGGACGGCCCTGCTGGTGGCCTTCGACGACCTGGAGAACGCGGCCACGGCCGTGGTGCGCATCATGCACGGCGGGGTGGTCCCGTCGGTCATGGAGTTCATGGAAAAGACCTTCATCGAGGCCGTGGAAGCCTACACCCATGCCGGGCTGCCCGTGGATGCGGCGGCCATGCTGCTCATCGAACTGGACGGCGAGGCGAGTTCGATCCCGGCCAAGATAGGCCGCGTTCGGTCCATCTGTTCCGAACTGGGCATGATCGAGTTTCGGGCTGCGGCCAACGAGGAAGAGGCCGAAGCCATCTGGCTGGCCCGCCGCGCCGCGCTCCCGGCCCTGGCCCGGGTGGCCAAGGGACGGCTGGGCGGCGACCCGGCGGCCCCCATCGACCGCCTGGCGGACGTGGTCGGGACCCTGCACGGGCTGGGCGAAAAATACGGCCTCAAGGTAGGCTGTCAGGGCCATGCCGGGGACGGCAACGTGCATCCCCATTTCTTTTTCGACAACGACGAGCAGAAGGCCCTGGCCGCCCAGGCCCGGACCGAGTTCCACGAATACATCATTTCCATCGGCGGCACCGTGTCCGCCGAGCACGGCGTGGGTCGGGAAAAGGCCCCGTACCTGGTCAGGCAACTGGGCCGGGCCCAAGTGGACGCCATGTGGGCCGTCAAGAAGGCCCTGGACCCCAATCTGATCATGAATCCCGGTTGCATCTTCGGGGAGTCGGATCATGACTAG
- a CDS encoding (Fe-S)-binding protein, producing MTSLSEELKARAAKCTRCGSCLVVCPVTRRLHSEATSSRGKLQMIRALGESRLDAGGELSRLVNQCLLCDACSERCPSGVKTTDLFIMLRHEIGTEVPLPKLKRLAFTGRTYRRLFDLAMRAGGLFQKVLFRDAGNGQGMEPRLPIPAAGLDVRRVVPKLGVRPLRSLVPHRDGLGHPRAHVAFFPGCMLSYVYPEAGAAVVETLRANNVRVSMPDDMGCCGTPMLVNGDFDTATLLAERVIKALGERKYDAIITACPTCGSALRERYELLPLSSEARRTWEGFRDNVIDFSRYLAETGLHRNMVARERTVTYHDSCHMVRSMKAKAEPRELLAELPGVELVEMRDAGSCCGCGGTFSVENYELSRRINDDKIRNIIDSGASTVAMGCPACMMHIADGLARHGAAIRVVHTAQLLAEAYGPPLR from the coding sequence ATGACTAGCCTGTCCGAAGAACTCAAGGCCCGCGCGGCCAAATGTACCCGCTGCGGCTCCTGTCTGGTCGTCTGTCCGGTGACCCGGCGGCTGCACAGCGAGGCCACCAGCTCACGCGGCAAGTTGCAGATGATCCGCGCCTTGGGCGAATCCCGCCTGGACGCGGGCGGGGAGCTGTCCCGCCTGGTGAACCAGTGCCTGCTTTGCGACGCCTGCTCCGAGCGGTGTCCCTCGGGCGTGAAGACCACGGACCTGTTCATCATGCTCCGGCACGAGATCGGCACCGAAGTCCCGCTGCCCAAGCTCAAGCGTCTGGCCTTCACCGGGCGTACCTACAGGCGCCTTTTCGACCTGGCCATGCGCGCGGGCGGTCTGTTCCAGAAGGTCCTGTTCCGTGACGCGGGGAACGGCCAGGGCATGGAGCCCCGATTGCCCATCCCGGCCGCCGGTCTCGACGTCCGCCGGGTGGTTCCCAAGCTCGGCGTGCGCCCCCTGCGCAGCCTGGTCCCGCACCGGGACGGCCTCGGACATCCCCGGGCCCATGTGGCCTTCTTTCCGGGCTGCATGCTCAGCTACGTCTACCCCGAGGCCGGGGCCGCCGTGGTCGAGACCCTGCGCGCCAACAACGTGCGGGTGTCCATGCCCGATGACATGGGCTGCTGCGGCACGCCCATGCTGGTGAACGGCGATTTCGACACCGCGACCCTGCTGGCCGAGCGGGTCATCAAGGCGCTGGGCGAACGGAAATACGACGCCATCATCACCGCCTGTCCCACCTGCGGATCGGCCCTGCGGGAGCGCTACGAACTGCTGCCCTTGTCCAGCGAGGCGCGCCGGACCTGGGAAGGATTCCGGGACAACGTCATCGACTTCTCCCGGTACCTGGCCGAGACCGGCCTGCACCGGAACATGGTCGCCCGCGAACGCACCGTGACCTACCACGACTCCTGCCACATGGTCCGGAGCATGAAGGCCAAGGCCGAGCCGAGGGAGCTGTTGGCCGAGCTGCCCGGCGTCGAACTGGTGGAAATGCGCGATGCCGGGAGTTGCTGCGGCTGCGGCGGCACCTTCAGTGTGGAGAATTACGAGCTGTCCCGTCGCATCAACGACGACAAGATCCGCAACATCATTGATTCCGGGGCCTCCACCGTGGCCATGGGATGCCCGGCCTGCATGATGCACATCGCCGACGGCCTGGCCCGCCATGGAGCGGCCATCCGGGTGGTGCATACCGCCCAGCTCTTGGCCGAGGCCTACGGCCCGCCCCTGCGATAA